A genomic window from Populus nigra chromosome 7, ddPopNigr1.1, whole genome shotgun sequence includes:
- the LOC133699548 gene encoding low-temperature-induced cysteine proteinase-like: MLSEMEDFKKSQMVHLILLLLVGLTSVSSSLPSEYSIVGNDFSELPPDESIIEIFQQWRDRHQKAYKHAEEAEKRFGNFKRNLKYIIEKTGKETTLRHRVGLNKFADLSNEEFKQLYLSKVKKPINKTRIDAEDRSRRNLQSCDAPSSLDWRKKGVVTAVKDQGDCGSCWSFSTTGAIEGINAIVTSDLISLSEQELVDCDTTNYGCEGGYMDYAFEWVINNGGIDTEANYPYTGVDGTCNTAKEEIKVVSIDGYKDVDETDSALLCAAAQQPISVGIDGSAIDFQLYTGGIYDGDCSDDPDDIDHAVLIVGYGSENGEDYWIVKNSWGTSWGIEGYFYIKRNTDLPYGVCAINAMASYPTKEASAQSPTSPPSPPSPPPPPPPPPPPTPVPPPPSPQPSDCGDFSYCPSDETCCCILNVFDYCLVYGCCAYENAVCCADSEYCCPSDYPICDVEEGLCLKGQGDYLGVAASKRHMAKHKFPWTKLQERTKTDHRVLQWKRNPFAAMR, translated from the exons atgttatCAGAGATGGAAGATTTCAAGAAATCCCAAATGGTTCATCTAATTCTCTTGCTTCTAGTTGGGCTAACAAGCGTGTCTTCTAGCCTCCCTAGTGAGTACTCTATAGTTGGCAATGACTTCAGTGAGCTTCCACCAGATGAAAGCATCATTGAAATCTTTCAACAATGGAGAGATAGGCACCAGAAGGCTTACAAGCATGCAGAAGAGGCAGAGAAGAGGTTCGGGAATTTTAAGAGGAACCTGAAATATATAATTGAGAAAACAGGAAAGGAAACAACTCTGAGGCATAGGGTGGGGTTGAACAAGTTTGCTGATTTGAGCAATGAGGAGTTCAAGCAACTTTATCTGTCAAAGGTGAAGAAACCCATCAACAAAACGAGGATTGATGCAGAAGACAGGAGTCGGAGAAACTTGCAGTCGTGCGATGCACCTTCCAGCTTGGATTGGAGGAAGAAGGGAGTTGTCACTGCTGTTAAGGACCAAGGAGACTGTG GAAGTTGTTGGTCATTCTCCACAACTGGAGCCATAGAAGGAATAAATGCCATTGTCACTAGCGACCTGATTAGCCTCTCAGAGCAAGAGCTTGTAGACTGTGATACAACCAATTATGGGTGTGAAGGAGGCTATATGGACTATGCTTTCGAATGGGTTATAAACAATGGTGGAATCGATACAGAAGCTAATTATCCTTATACAGGAGTTGACGGTACCTGCAACACAGCCAAG GAGGAAATAAAAGTTGTATCCATTGACGGGTATAAAGATGTAGATGAAACGGACAGTGCACTCTTGTGTGCTGCTGCTCAACAACCCATTAGTGTTGGTATTGATGGTTCTGCGATAGATTTCCAACTATATACTGGT GGAATCTATGATGGTGACTGCTCTGATGATCCAGATGACATTGATCATGCTGTTTTGATAGTTGGCTACGGTTCAGAAAATGGTGAAGATTATTGGATAGTGAAGAATTCATGGGGCACATCATGGGGAATTGAAGGATATTTCTATATAAAGAGGAACACTGATTTACCTTATGGTGTATGCGCAATCAATGCAATGGCCTCATATCCAACAAAAGAAGCTTCTGCACAATCTCCAACTAGTCCTCCATCGCCTCCGTCGCCAccgcctccacctccacctccacctccaccaacACCAGTGCCACCTCCCCCCTCCCCTCAACCAAGTGACTGTGGAGACTTCTCCTACTGCCCGAGTGATGAGACTTGCTGTTGCATTCTTAACGTCTTTGATTACTGCCTTGTCTACGGTTGCTGTGCATATGAGAATGCTGTTTGCTGCGCCGACTCTGAGTACTGCTGTCCCAGTGATTACCCTATTTGTGATGTTGAAGAAGGGCTCTGCCTCAAG GGCCAGGGAGATTATCTGGGAGTGGCTGCAAGCAAACGACATATGGCAAAGCACAAGTTTCCCTGGACCAAGTTGCAGGAAAGAACGAAAACGGACCACCGTGTTCTGCAGTGGAAGAGGAACCCCTTTGCTGCAATGCGCTGA
- the LOC133699965 gene encoding peroxisome biogenesis protein 7 translates to MPVFKTPFNGYSVKFSPFYESRLAVATAQNFGILGNGRLHVLSLPPAPSSPLTELISFDTADGIYDLAWSESHDSLLIAAVADGSVKLYDTALPPTQNPLRSLQEHTREVHSVDYNPTRRDSFITASWDDTIKLWTLDRPASIRTFKEHAYCVYSAAWNPRHTDVFASASGDCTVRIWDVREPGSTMIIPGHDFEILCCDWNKYDDCIIATASVDKSIKIWDVRSFRAPISVLNGHGYAVRKVKFSPHHRNLMVSCSYDMSVCMWDFMVEDALVGRYDHHTEFAVGVDISVLVDGLMASTGWDELVYVWQHGTDPRAP, encoded by the coding sequence ATGCCAGTCTTCAAAACCCCATTCAATGGCTACTCCGTCAAATTCAGCCCATTTTACGAATCCCGTCTCGCCGTCGCCACTGCCCAGAACTTCGGAATCCTCGGCAACGGTCGTCTCCACGTCCTCTCCTTACCTCCAGCACCCTCCTCCCCTCTAACCGAACTCATCTCCTTCGACACTGCTGATGGCATCTACGACCTTGCCTGGTCTGAATCCCACGATTCCCTCTTAATCGCAGCTGTGGCCGATGGCTCCGTCAAGCTTTACGACACCGCCTTACCCCCAACACAAAACCCACTTCGTTCCCTCCAGGAACACACGCGTGAAGTCCACTCAGTCGATTACAATCCCACGCGCCGTGATTCTTTTATTACCGCTTCCTGGGATGACACGATTAAATTATGGACCCTTGACAGGCCGGCGAGTATTCGTACGTTTAAAGAACACGCGTATTGTGTTTATTCTGCTGCGTGGAACCCGAGGCATACGGATGTTTTTGCATCTGCTTCCGGGGACTGTACTGTGCGAATCTGGGACGTGCGTGAGCCGGGAAGTACGATGATTATTCCAGGTCATGATTTTGAGATTTTGTGTTGTGATTGGAATAAATATGATGATTGTATTATTGCTACTGCATCGGTGGATAAGAGTATTAAAATATGGGATGTAAGGAGTTTCAGAGCTCCGATTTCGGTTTTGAATGGACATGGGTATGCTGTTAGGAAAGTTAAGTTTTCGCCCCATCATAGGAATTTGATGGTTTCTTGTTCGTATGATATGAGTGTTTGTATGTGGGATTTTATGGTTGAAGATGCATTGGTTGGGAGGTATGATCATCATACTGAGTTTGCTGTTGGAGTTGATATCAGTGTGCTTGTTGATGGGTTGATGGCAAGCACTGGGTGGGATGAGTTGGTTTATGTTTGGCAGCATGGGACGGACCCGAGAGCACCGTGA